A portion of the Chloroflexota bacterium genome contains these proteins:
- the serC gene encoding 3-phosphoserine/phosphohydroxythreonine transaminase has protein sequence MYGRVFNFNPGPAVLPVSVLERARDELLNYAGLGMSVMEMSHRSKAFEDILDRAEAGLRRVLGIPEEYAVLFLQGGASLQFAMVPMNLALEGKPVDVIDTGNWTQKAIAELEKLASYRIAASTADEEYRRLPRPEEIELHGDASYVYMASNNTIRGTQWAWFPDTGDVPLVADMSSDILSRRIDVSRFGLIFAGAQKNMGPAGVTVVILRRDLAERADKNLPTMLQYRTHVQRRSLYNTPPTFGIYMIGLVVDWIEREGGLEAIERRNEEKARALYDALDASDFYDVPVAEGDRSRMNVVFRIRGGDEELEKRFVSEAEEIGLVGLKGHRSVGGLRASLYNAQSIEAVRALVAFLRDFEKRYG, from the coding sequence ATGTACGGCCGAGTTTTCAATTTCAATCCGGGGCCTGCCGTGCTGCCGGTTTCCGTGTTGGAGCGGGCCCGTGATGAGTTGCTGAATTACGCCGGTTTGGGCATGTCGGTCATGGAGATGAGCCATCGGTCCAAGGCGTTCGAGGACATCCTCGATCGGGCCGAGGCCGGGCTGCGCCGTGTGCTGGGCATCCCCGAGGAGTACGCGGTACTGTTCCTGCAGGGCGGGGCCAGCCTGCAGTTCGCCATGGTGCCCATGAACCTGGCTTTGGAGGGGAAGCCGGTCGATGTGATCGACACGGGCAATTGGACCCAAAAGGCCATCGCCGAGCTGGAGAAGTTGGCGTCCTATCGCATCGCTGCCTCCACGGCCGATGAGGAGTATCGGCGGTTGCCCCGGCCGGAGGAGATCGAGCTGCATGGGGATGCCTCTTACGTGTACATGGCGTCCAACAACACGATCCGGGGGACCCAATGGGCGTGGTTCCCGGATACAGGAGACGTCCCGTTGGTGGCCGATATGTCCTCCGATATCCTGTCTCGTCGGATCGACGTCTCCCGCTTCGGCCTGATCTTCGCCGGCGCGCAGAAGAACATGGGCCCGGCCGGCGTCACCGTGGTGATCCTGCGGCGCGATCTGGCGGAGCGGGCGGACAAGAATCTGCCGACGATGTTGCAGTATCGAACGCACGTGCAGCGGCGTTCCCTCTATAACACCCCGCCGACCTTTGGCATCTACATGATCGGCCTGGTGGTGGATTGGATCGAGCGGGAGGGGGGATTGGAGGCCATTGAGCGGCGCAACGAGGAGAAGGCCCGAGCCCTATACGATGCCCTCGACGCCAGCGACTTCTACGACGTCCCGGTGGCGGAGGGGGACCGCTCTCGCATGAACGTGGTATTTCGCATCCGGGGCGGGGATGAGGAGCTGGAGAAGCGGTTTGTGAGCGAGGCCGAGGAGATCGGGCTCGTCGGGCTGAAGGGGCATCGATCCGTGGGCGGGTTGCGAGCGTCCCTCTACAATGCGCAGTCCATCGAGGCTGTGCGGGCGTTGGTGGCGTTCCTGCGGGATTTCGAGAAACGGTACGGGTAG